The genomic DNA GAGCCCGCCAGGGCCAGCGGGCTCAGGATGCCCAGGCCCATCAGCATGTAGCCGATGTGGCTCACCAGCTGGAACGAGAGCAGCCGCTTGAGCTCCCCCTGGGCCAGAGCCAGCAACACCCCCAGAAGCAGGGTTAGCCCGGCCACCCAGAGCAGCACCGTATGGGTGAAGGCGGTGTCCTGGGTAAAGAGCAGGGTGAAGACCCGGATGAGCGCGTACACCCCCACCTTGGTCAGCAGACCCGCAAACAGGGCCGAGATCATCACCGGCGGGGCCGGATAGGAGGCGGGGAGCCAGAAGAAGAAGGGAAACACCGCCGCTTTCAGGCCAAAAGCCCCCAGGAAGAGCATGGCCAGGGCCGAGAGCAAGCCCGGCGCAACCGAGCCCACCCGCGTGGCCAGGTCGGCCATGTTCAAGGCTCCGGTGGCGCCGTAGAGGAGCCCCACCGCTACCAGGAACAGAATCGAGGAGAGCAGCGAGACCGCAAAGTACTTGACCCCCCCCGTGAGCTGGGCCTTGCTGCCGCCCAGAATCATCAGCACAAACGAGGAGAGCAGCAGCACCTCGAACCAGACGTAGAGGTTGAACAGGTCGCCGGTGAGGAAGGCCCCGTTTACCCCAAAGAGCAGCAAGTGGCTGAGGGCGTAGTAGCCCAGTTGTTCGCGGGGTTGGTCGCCCTCGGCCAGGGCATATAGGGCCACTACCAACGCCACCACGCCGGTAATCAGCACCATCAGGGCCGAGAGATGGTCGGCCACAAAGGTGATGCCAAAGGGGGCGGGCCAGTTGCCCACCTGCACCGCCTGGATGCCGCGCTGGTGAACCTGGACGAGCAGGGCCAGGGCGGCGGCCAGCAGGCCCAGCGCCCCCAGCAGGCCCAACAGCCGCTGGGCGGGGCGGCTGGCGACCACCAGGCACAGGATACCGGTAGAAAGCGGGATTAGCAGGGGAAGTACCAGAAGCCAGCTCATGTGCGCTCCTCTCGAACCTCGTCTACCGGCGAGGGGGCGGGGGCGGCCTCGAGGGTCTCCGGCATGGCCTCGGCGTTCAGGGTGTGCAGCACCGCCTGGGCCCGGAAAAAGAGCACGATGCCAAAGGCCGCCAGGGCAAAGCCAATCACGATAGCCGTCAGGATCAGGGCCTGGGGCAGGGGGTTGGCGATGGGCTCCAGCACCGTGCCGCTGGGCTGTACCAGCGGCGGGAACGAACTACCCAGCCTGCCTGCGGTAAAGATGAGCAGGTTGGCGGCGTTGCCCAGCACCAGAAAGCCAATCAGAAACTGGATCAGGTGGGGCCTGAGCATCAGGTAGACCCCCACCGCCGTGAGGCCGCCTACTAAAAAGGCCATCAGGATTTCCATCAGGGGGCCTCCTCGGGGGTGCGGTCGGCGGTCTCCTCGAGGCCAAAAATGGCCGACAGGAGCGCCCCAAACACGGTCAGGTAGACCCCGATGTCGAAGATGACCGGGGTGCCAATCTTCACGCCGAACAGGCTGAACCAGACGCCGGTCATGAGCGGTTTGTCCACAAAGAAGGCCACCAGCGCGCTCACCAGGGCCACCAGCAACCCCCACCCCACCAGCCGCAGGGGGGGCAGCGGCAGCAGCTTGCGGGCGGCGCTGAGCCCGTGGGCCAGGGCAAAGAGCGCATAGGCCCCCACCGCCACCAGCGCCCCGATAAAGCCTCCGCCCGGTTCGTTGTGGCCGCGCAGCAGCAAGAAGACCGAAAGCAAGAGCAGCAGGGTGAAGAGGAACCTCGAGGTGGTTTTCAGGATGAGGGTGTTCATGGCTTTCCCTCCCGGCGCAGGCGCTTCAAGAGGGCATAGACCCCCAGACCGGCCAGCCCCACCACGGTAATCTCGCCGAAGGTGTCCAGCCCCCGGAAGTCCACCAGGATCACGTTCACGATGTTGCGCC from Meiothermus sp. CFH 77666 includes the following:
- a CDS encoding Na+/H+ antiporter subunit D; translated protein: MSWLLVLPLLIPLSTGILCLVVASRPAQRLLGLLGALGLLAAALALLVQVHQRGIQAVQVGNWPAPFGITFVADHLSALMVLITGVVALVVALYALAEGDQPREQLGYYALSHLLLFGVNGAFLTGDLFNLYVWFEVLLLSSFVLMILGGSKAQLTGGVKYFAVSLLSSILFLVAVGLLYGATGALNMADLATRVGSVAPGLLSALAMLFLGAFGLKAAVFPFFFWLPASYPAPPVMISALFAGLLTKVGVYALIRVFTLLFTQDTAFTHTVLLWVAGLTLLLGVLLALAQGELKRLLSFQLVSHIGYMLMGLGILSPLALAGSVFYALNHMIVIAALFLLAGLLQRLQGTTVLVRMGGLYRSHPWLAVLFLLPAFSLAGLPPFSGFWAKFTLVAAGLQAGQYAIVTVALLVGLLTLLSMGLVFAEAFWKNPPKPLSPSATPPGLVLPVALLALLTLGIGLWAEPLLGLSQAAAQELLEPNRYIEAVLGVSR
- a CDS encoding NADH-quinone oxidoreductase subunit K: MEILMAFLVGGLTAVGVYLMLRPHLIQFLIGFLVLGNAANLLIFTAGRLGSSFPPLVQPSGTVLEPIANPLPQALILTAIVIGFALAAFGIVLFFRAQAVLHTLNAEAMPETLEAAPAPSPVDEVREERT
- a CDS encoding Na+/H+ antiporter subunit B, producing MNTLILKTTSRFLFTLLLLLSVFLLLRGHNEPGGGFIGALVAVGAYALFALAHGLSAARKLLPLPPLRLVGWGLLVALVSALVAFFVDKPLMTGVWFSLFGVKIGTPVIFDIGVYLTVFGALLSAIFGLEETADRTPEEAP